One stretch of Amycolatopsis tolypomycina DNA includes these proteins:
- a CDS encoding helix-turn-helix transcriptional regulator translates to MNTLLTQAPPSHAVPVHPAARQLLDRVAAEPDAPLRLAVVAPGGYGKSVLLAALDRRYRAAGVEAVLVDDADRLGADQLEELLAGADGPIVVAHRPAAVAPGWTLLQLGPLGVEDVARLMSAATGSPADPAAAAELHARSGGVPRLAERALLGRLEEFRPELDELDDDVLRYLIAAEAGAGRNLDLLCALLDRGPDQLPAIVERARATGLLAPDDTLLPLAAAAVRDFGPPARRLTTVQRLVELQLANGLPVLDLARSLLGTGSSGASAAAAFAAAAAEALPSDAHLATQLFEAAAEAGDRSPAVTAGWARAAALSGDLDTALRLGDGMLGAADAETRAAGAEIAATVLAHRGELARSAELYHWAGRTDAFSATALVGTGDIEGARRLLDSPTPGVAPTLFAGAATRMARGIVDSVSGCATETLSTLLGAAAMLEPALGGTLLPDSPAALAALAALHTGELALAESVLSRALAGRIGGDLLAVRHRLLLGWVAMTAGDLATAAEHRDAVAGLTLEARDELFFATLELGLARRASDLVGLQRSWNRAYQASMRQQTDLFTLLPLGELAIAAARTGAFPKLSGQFERAHGLLARLGEPPLWTVSLVWHELHAAITLEDADAAKAHLATLTTHAHCGRHPRALATAAQGWLAVLGGSFDPDAITAAAAELHDLGLRWDAARLAGQAAIRTSDRKAMVQLLEAARQFQGTAARREPGTSAEPAAGTGLAALSERELEVARLVVEGLTYKQAGSKLFISGKTVEHHMARIRGKLGAADRRELLATLRELLSRPDAT, encoded by the coding sequence TTGAACACACTGCTCACGCAGGCTCCCCCGTCGCACGCCGTCCCCGTGCACCCGGCGGCGCGGCAGCTGCTCGACCGCGTTGCCGCCGAGCCGGATGCTCCGTTGCGGCTTGCCGTCGTCGCCCCCGGTGGTTATGGGAAGAGCGTGCTGCTCGCCGCGCTCGACCGGCGGTATCGCGCGGCCGGCGTCGAAGCCGTGCTGGTCGATGACGCCGATCGGCTCGGTGCCGACCAGCTCGAGGAGCTGCTCGCCGGCGCGGACGGGCCGATCGTCGTCGCGCACCGGCCGGCCGCGGTGGCGCCCGGGTGGACGTTGCTGCAGCTCGGCCCCCTCGGCGTCGAAGACGTGGCGCGGCTGATGTCCGCGGCGACGGGCTCGCCCGCCGACCCGGCGGCCGCGGCCGAGCTGCACGCCCGCAGCGGCGGGGTGCCGCGGCTGGCCGAGCGCGCCCTGCTCGGCAGGCTCGAGGAGTTCCGGCCCGAGCTCGACGAACTCGACGACGACGTCCTCCGCTACCTGATCGCGGCCGAAGCCGGCGCCGGGCGCAACCTCGACCTGCTGTGCGCGCTGCTCGACCGCGGCCCCGACCAGCTGCCCGCCATCGTCGAGCGAGCCCGGGCGACCGGCCTCCTCGCGCCCGACGACACGCTCCTGCCGCTCGCCGCGGCCGCCGTCCGCGACTTCGGGCCGCCCGCCCGCCGGCTGACGACGGTGCAGCGGCTGGTCGAGCTGCAGCTGGCGAACGGCCTGCCGGTGCTCGACCTGGCCCGGTCCCTGCTCGGCACCGGCAGTTCCGGCGCGTCCGCGGCCGCCGCCTTCGCCGCCGCGGCGGCGGAAGCGCTGCCGTCCGACGCGCACCTGGCGACGCAGTTGTTCGAAGCGGCCGCCGAAGCGGGCGACCGGTCGCCCGCCGTCACGGCGGGCTGGGCCCGCGCGGCCGCGTTGTCGGGTGATCTGGACACCGCGCTGCGCCTCGGCGACGGGATGCTCGGCGCCGCCGACGCGGAAACCCGCGCGGCCGGGGCGGAAATCGCGGCGACGGTGCTGGCGCACCGCGGCGAGCTGGCCCGCAGTGCCGAGCTGTACCACTGGGCGGGCCGGACGGACGCGTTCTCGGCGACGGCCCTGGTCGGCACGGGCGACATCGAGGGCGCCCGCCGTCTCCTCGACTCCCCCACCCCCGGCGTCGCGCCGACGCTGTTCGCCGGCGCGGCGACCCGGATGGCCCGCGGCATCGTGGATTCGGTGTCCGGCTGCGCGACGGAGACGTTGTCCACGCTGCTCGGCGCGGCCGCGATGCTGGAGCCCGCGCTGGGCGGGACGCTGCTGCCGGACAGCCCGGCCGCGCTGGCCGCACTGGCCGCGCTGCACACGGGCGAGCTGGCGCTGGCGGAGTCCGTGCTGAGCCGGGCGCTGGCCGGCCGGATCGGCGGCGACCTGCTGGCCGTCCGGCACCGGTTGCTGCTGGGCTGGGTGGCGATGACGGCGGGCGACCTGGCGACGGCCGCGGAACACCGCGACGCCGTGGCGGGCCTGACCCTGGAAGCCCGCGACGAGCTGTTCTTCGCGACGCTGGAACTCGGCCTGGCGCGCCGGGCGAGCGATCTCGTCGGGTTGCAGCGGTCGTGGAACCGCGCGTACCAGGCGTCGATGCGGCAGCAGACGGACCTGTTCACGCTGCTGCCACTGGGCGAGCTGGCGATCGCCGCGGCGCGCACGGGCGCGTTCCCGAAGCTGTCCGGCCAGTTCGAGCGCGCCCACGGGCTGCTGGCCCGCCTCGGCGAGCCTCCACTGTGGACGGTGTCGCTGGTCTGGCACGAGCTGCACGCGGCGATCACGCTGGAGGACGCGGACGCGGCCAAGGCCCACCTGGCGACGTTGACAACGCACGCCCACTGCGGCCGCCACCCCCGAGCCCTGGCGACGGCGGCCCAGGGCTGGCTGGCGGTGCTGGGCGGCAGTTTCGACCCGGACGCGATCACGGCAGCGGCGGCCGAACTGCACGACCTGGGCCTCCGCTGGGACGCGGCCCGCCTGGCCGGCCAGGCGGCCATCCGCACGTCCGACCGCAAGGCGATGGTCCAGCTCCTGGAGGCGGCCCGCCAGTTCCAGGGCACGGCCGCCCGCCGCGAACCAGGGACATCGGCCGAACCGGCGGCGGGCACGGGCCTGGCGGCGCTGAGCGAGCGCGAGCTGGAGGTGGCCCGCCTGGTGGTGGAGGGGCTGACGTACAAGCAGGCGGGCAGCAAGCTGTTCATTTCGGGCAAGACGGTGGAGCACCACATGGCCCGGATCCGCGGGAAGCTGGGCGCGGCGGACCGGCGGGAGCTGCTGGCGACGCTGCGGGAGCTGCTTTCCCGCCCGGACGCCACGTAG
- a CDS encoding pentapeptide repeat-containing protein, whose product MSEVRQEEQRFFRDDWYGEEITGRHYVRCEFHEADLSEAVTRNSVFTDCVFGNVRFNASRHTDSAFTGCTFKRCSFFDAEFTGCKLVGATFSECALRPLRVTGGDWSFAGLAGADLRAVTFQGVRMREADLSGADCAGAVFADVDLSGALLHAVKLPKAELRGSDLSALDPLNAELTGAIVSPEQAAVLVTSLGLRVRA is encoded by the coding sequence ATGTCCGAGGTCAGGCAAGAGGAGCAGCGGTTCTTCCGCGACGACTGGTACGGCGAGGAGATCACCGGCCGGCACTACGTGCGATGCGAGTTCCACGAGGCCGACCTCTCGGAGGCGGTCACCCGGAACTCGGTCTTCACCGACTGCGTCTTCGGCAATGTGCGCTTCAACGCGTCGCGGCACACGGACTCGGCGTTCACCGGCTGCACCTTCAAGCGGTGCAGCTTCTTCGACGCCGAATTCACCGGGTGCAAGCTCGTCGGCGCCACGTTCAGCGAGTGCGCGCTGCGGCCGTTGCGGGTCACCGGCGGGGACTGGTCGTTCGCCGGGCTGGCGGGCGCCGACCTGCGGGCCGTCACCTTCCAGGGCGTCCGGATGCGGGAGGCCGACCTCTCCGGGGCGGACTGCGCCGGCGCGGTGTTCGCCGACGTCGACCTGTCCGGGGCGCTGCTGCACGCGGTCAAGCTGCCGAAGGCCGAGTTGCGGGGCAGTGACCTCTCGGCGCTCGACCCGCTGAACGCCGAGCTGACCGGTGCGATCGTGTCACCCGAACAGGCTGCGGTGCTCGTCACGTCGCTGGGGCTGCGGGTCCGGGCGTAG
- a CDS encoding ATP-binding protein, which produces MSALPREELRGLFLFEHLSEAQLDWIADNAVLEEYAADSTVISEGGEATCFYVLLHGAIRMTRLVSGTEVETNRSDQRGAYFGATQFFVHQESEHIYNATVRALSDVTFLALPSKEFSFEFRKWFPMATHLLEGMYLGWRNSDTVIGSRRRLLALGELSAGLTHELNNPAAAAVRATSALRERVAGMRHKLAFLAKKDIEPELLYQLIDVQERLVKQVAQAEKLTAMQQADREDEIGDWFDDRGIDGGWDLADIYVRAGLTTADLDHVLEQVGDTFIDGAVRWLAYALETEMLMGEIEDSTTRISALVGKAKQYSQMDRAPHQWVDVHDGLDSTLVMLSGKIGDGVRVVKEYDRSLPKIPAYPAELNQVWTNIIDNALGAMAGDGTLTLRTWRVDDQIRVEVGDTGPGIPADIKPRIFEPFFTTKPVGEGTGLGLDISWKIVVERHQGDLRVESEPGNTRFEVCLPTVEQASL; this is translated from the coding sequence ATGAGCGCACTGCCGCGGGAAGAGCTTCGCGGCCTCTTCCTGTTCGAACACCTTTCCGAAGCCCAGCTCGACTGGATCGCCGACAACGCCGTGCTCGAGGAGTACGCGGCCGACTCCACCGTCATCAGCGAGGGCGGCGAGGCGACCTGCTTCTACGTCCTGCTGCACGGCGCGATCCGGATGACGCGCCTGGTCAGCGGCACGGAGGTGGAGACCAACCGGTCCGACCAGCGCGGCGCCTACTTCGGCGCGACGCAGTTCTTCGTGCACCAGGAGAGCGAGCACATCTACAACGCCACGGTGCGCGCGCTGTCCGACGTCACGTTCCTGGCGCTGCCGTCGAAGGAGTTCTCCTTCGAGTTCCGCAAGTGGTTCCCGATGGCCACGCACCTGCTCGAAGGCATGTACCTGGGGTGGCGCAACAGCGACACGGTGATCGGCTCGCGCCGCCGTCTGCTGGCCCTCGGCGAGCTGTCGGCCGGCCTGACGCACGAGCTGAACAACCCGGCCGCGGCGGCGGTCCGGGCGACGTCCGCCCTGCGTGAGCGCGTCGCCGGGATGCGGCACAAGCTCGCCTTCCTGGCCAAGAAGGACATCGAACCGGAGCTGCTCTACCAGCTGATCGACGTCCAGGAACGCCTGGTCAAGCAGGTCGCGCAGGCGGAGAAGCTGACAGCGATGCAGCAGGCCGACCGCGAGGACGAGATCGGCGACTGGTTCGACGACCGCGGCATCGACGGCGGCTGGGACCTCGCCGACATCTACGTCCGCGCCGGGCTGACCACGGCCGACCTGGACCACGTCCTCGAGCAGGTCGGCGACACCTTCATCGACGGTGCCGTCCGCTGGCTCGCGTACGCGCTCGAGACCGAGATGCTGATGGGCGAGATCGAGGACTCGACCACGCGGATCTCCGCGCTGGTCGGCAAGGCCAAGCAGTACTCGCAGATGGACCGGGCGCCGCACCAGTGGGTCGACGTCCACGACGGCCTCGACTCCACCCTGGTGATGCTGTCCGGCAAGATCGGCGACGGCGTCCGCGTCGTCAAGGAGTACGACCGCAGCCTGCCGAAGATCCCCGCGTACCCGGCCGAGCTGAACCAGGTCTGGACGAACATCATCGACAACGCCCTCGGCGCGATGGCCGGCGATGGCACGCTGACGCTGCGCACGTGGCGCGTCGACGACCAGATCCGGGTCGAGGTCGGCGACACCGGGCCCGGCATCCCCGCGGACATCAAGCCGCGGATCTTCGAGCCGTTCTTCACGACCAAGCCGGTCGGCGAGGGCACCGGGCTGGGCCTGGACATCTCGTGGAAGATCGTCGTCGAACGGCACCAGGGCGACCTGCGCGTCGAATCCGAGCCGGGGAACACGCGGTTCGAGGTCTGCCTGCCGACGGTCGAGCAGGCCTCGCTCTGA
- a CDS encoding carboxylesterase/lipase family protein, whose product MASVPTVTTELGALVGLAGDGVRVWRGIPYARPPVGELRWKAPRPPSLSGGVHVATEYGPHAMQSPDPMNPAAVCDEDCLYLNVCTPEGPAPEGGWPVLFWLHGGGYRVGHGEQLGDGEEFARAGIVVVTINYRLGSLGFLHLSGVFGAAEQDAGVCGFLDQVEALKWVRRNISAFGGDPARITVYGVSAGAKSVGNLMGSPLGAGLFAQAISSSGGADHVATPEAGTALARRLLDEVGCHDIDGLRSLPAKEFVEAQERILSGFQALWLWRPTLHPRVLPEVPIGPIGRGSAAGVPLLIGCNSNEGSTYAMMLGDDVATAPATDVLSGILGDPGAARLLETYLRRVPDLKAARIAAMGDERYGIPTQRLADAQSAHAPVYRYRIDIAAPGVPEQLDGGHGTETTMAWKVPLPLAAQGTAVNPARERAALLIHRCWVRFVHSGVASADGPEWPLYGPELRPVMVFSEDTDLVLDPRPDEREAWGDTEWASGTWFPVA is encoded by the coding sequence ATGGCTTCCGTCCCGACGGTCACGACCGAGCTCGGGGCGCTGGTCGGGCTGGCGGGCGACGGCGTCCGCGTCTGGCGCGGGATCCCGTACGCCCGCCCGCCGGTCGGCGAGCTGCGGTGGAAGGCACCGCGGCCGCCGTCGCTGTCCGGCGGCGTGCACGTGGCGACGGAGTACGGGCCGCACGCGATGCAGTCGCCGGACCCGATGAACCCGGCCGCCGTGTGCGACGAGGACTGCCTGTACCTCAACGTCTGCACGCCCGAGGGACCCGCACCGGAGGGCGGGTGGCCGGTGCTGTTCTGGCTGCACGGCGGCGGCTACCGCGTCGGCCACGGTGAGCAGCTGGGTGACGGCGAGGAGTTCGCGCGGGCCGGGATCGTCGTGGTCACCATCAACTACCGGCTGGGCTCGCTCGGCTTCCTGCACCTGTCCGGCGTTTTCGGCGCCGCCGAGCAGGACGCCGGGGTGTGCGGCTTCCTCGACCAGGTCGAAGCCCTGAAGTGGGTGCGGCGCAACATTTCCGCGTTCGGCGGCGATCCGGCGCGGATCACCGTCTACGGCGTTTCGGCGGGCGCGAAGAGCGTCGGCAACCTGATGGGCAGCCCGCTGGGCGCGGGATTGTTCGCGCAGGCGATCAGCAGTTCCGGCGGCGCGGACCACGTGGCAACACCCGAAGCGGGGACGGCGCTGGCGCGGCGCCTGCTCGACGAGGTCGGCTGCCACGACATCGACGGGTTGCGGTCGCTGCCCGCCAAGGAGTTCGTCGAGGCGCAGGAACGGATCCTGAGCGGGTTCCAGGCGCTGTGGCTGTGGCGCCCGACGCTGCACCCGCGCGTGTTGCCCGAGGTGCCGATCGGGCCGATCGGACGGGGGAGCGCGGCGGGTGTTCCGCTGCTGATCGGCTGCAACAGCAACGAAGGCAGCACGTACGCGATGATGCTCGGCGACGACGTCGCGACGGCGCCGGCCACCGATGTCCTCTCGGGCATCCTCGGCGATCCGGGCGCCGCACGGCTGCTCGAGACGTACCTTCGCCGGGTCCCCGACCTCAAGGCCGCCCGGATCGCCGCCATGGGCGACGAGCGGTACGGGATCCCGACGCAGCGGCTCGCCGACGCGCAGTCCGCGCACGCTCCCGTTTACCGGTACCGGATCGACATCGCCGCGCCCGGGGTGCCCGAGCAGCTCGACGGCGGCCACGGGACCGAGACCACGATGGCGTGGAAAGTGCCGCTTCCCTTGGCGGCACAGGGAACCGCCGTGAACCCGGCGCGCGAGCGGGCGGCGCTGCTCATCCACCGGTGCTGGGTGAGGTTCGTGCACTCCGGCGTCGCGTCCGCCGACGGTCCCGAATGGCCGTTGTACGGCCCGGAACTGCGGCCGGTCATGGTGTTCAGCGAGGACACGGACCTGGTGCTCGATCCGCGTCCGGACGAGCGCGAGGCTTGGGGCGACACGGAATGGGCGTCCGGGACGTGGTTTCCGGTCGCCTGA
- a CDS encoding molecular chaperone DnaK has translation MPYVLGIDVAQGRTHAATCHRQGPGWGEPEPLWLGERSPAAASALFLDDEGYLLTGDAAAQAGAQVPSRLLTGFHRRIGDDVPMLVEGEPFPPETLTTVLVEGIAEHAANLFGGPPHHLVLTHPGDWGGYRRDVLRRALAEAGFTAVTLVPGSIAALGAHLPLPGPGDQVAGVCEFGNDGVNVTLATATGAGGWQLGQSAEGVAPAAALSTLFALAGAASTSPKGLAGVVFCGDVPPHALPARPPCPMFAGPVPPAAAALGAATLATLRADHRGTPQEPPAVETTLLPKVDTLGELGERPPRPPVEITPFELPERTGPLSMFRRRRPLAAAVLVLAAAVSGVVITVTAREATAGPGTSPAPTPTPALAPTSADTPTPVDTPTHCTPSGEGHC, from the coding sequence TTGCCCTACGTCCTCGGGATCGATGTGGCCCAGGGCCGGACCCACGCCGCCACCTGCCACCGCCAGGGCCCCGGCTGGGGCGAACCCGAACCCCTCTGGCTGGGTGAGCGATCCCCCGCCGCGGCGTCCGCGCTGTTCCTCGACGACGAGGGGTACCTGCTCACGGGCGACGCGGCCGCCCAGGCGGGCGCCCAGGTCCCGTCCCGCCTGCTCACCGGCTTCCACCGGCGGATCGGCGACGACGTCCCGATGCTCGTCGAAGGGGAGCCGTTCCCGCCGGAGACGCTGACGACGGTGCTCGTCGAAGGCATCGCCGAGCACGCCGCGAACCTGTTCGGCGGCCCCCCGCACCACTTGGTCCTCACCCACCCCGGCGACTGGGGCGGCTACCGCCGTGACGTGCTGCGCCGGGCGCTCGCGGAAGCCGGGTTCACCGCGGTGACGCTGGTCCCGGGCTCGATCGCGGCCCTGGGCGCACACCTGCCGCTCCCCGGCCCCGGCGACCAGGTCGCCGGAGTCTGCGAGTTCGGCAACGACGGCGTGAACGTGACACTGGCAACAGCAACCGGCGCCGGCGGCTGGCAGCTCGGCCAGAGCGCGGAGGGCGTGGCCCCGGCCGCGGCCCTGAGCACGCTCTTCGCCCTCGCGGGCGCGGCATCGACGTCCCCCAAGGGCTTGGCGGGCGTGGTGTTCTGCGGCGACGTCCCCCCGCACGCCCTGCCGGCCCGCCCACCGTGCCCGATGTTCGCGGGACCGGTTCCACCGGCAGCGGCCGCCCTCGGCGCGGCCACCCTCGCAACGCTCCGCGCGGACCACCGCGGGACACCGCAGGAGCCCCCGGCGGTCGAGACCACGTTGCTCCCCAAGGTGGACACCCTCGGTGAGCTCGGCGAGCGGCCACCCCGCCCCCCGGTCGAGATCACACCGTTCGAGCTACCGGAGCGCACAGGCCCCCTGAGCATGTTCCGCCGACGGCGCCCGCTGGCCGCGGCGGTTTTGGTACTGGCCGCGGCGGTCTCGGGCGTGGTGATCACCGTCACGGCCCGCGAAGCCACCGCCGGACCGGGCACCAGCCCGGCCCCCACCCCCACCCCAGCTCTCGCCCCCACCTCGGCTGACACCCCCACCCCAGTCGACACCCCCACCCACTGCACCCCCTCCGGTGAAGGTCACTGTTGA
- a CDS encoding ferredoxin reductase: MARTAVSGRLAWRVARLAEFRDETPTARTLVFDLPGWPGHLAGQHVDVRLTAADGYQAQRSYSLAAPTNGDRVELTIQRVADGEVSEHLTGPYAIGDPVEIRGPIGGWFAWRPTDPAPVLLVAGGSGIVPLMAMIRARRAAGVRTPFKLIYSLRTPAELYYADELRTPVAGVDVTYVYTRELPEGRPGLPRRLDVATLNTAAWPAEFGASCFVCGPTGFVETVADILVALGHDPHRIRTERFGPSRD, translated from the coding sequence ATGGCGCGAACAGCGGTATCAGGGCGACTAGCCTGGCGGGTCGCCCGCCTGGCGGAATTCCGCGACGAGACGCCGACGGCGCGCACGCTCGTCTTCGACCTGCCCGGCTGGCCCGGTCACCTGGCGGGCCAGCACGTCGACGTAAGGCTCACGGCCGCGGACGGCTACCAGGCGCAGCGCAGCTATTCCCTCGCGGCGCCCACGAACGGCGACCGGGTGGAGCTGACGATCCAGCGCGTCGCCGACGGCGAGGTGTCCGAGCACCTCACGGGCCCGTACGCGATCGGCGACCCGGTCGAGATCCGCGGCCCGATCGGCGGCTGGTTCGCCTGGCGCCCCACGGACCCGGCCCCGGTCCTCCTGGTGGCGGGCGGCTCCGGAATCGTCCCCCTGATGGCGATGATCCGCGCCCGCCGCGCGGCGGGCGTCCGCACACCGTTCAAGCTGATCTATTCGCTACGCACCCCGGCGGAGCTGTACTACGCGGACGAGCTGCGCACACCGGTGGCGGGCGTGGACGTGACGTACGTGTACACGCGCGAGCTGCCCGAAGGCCGCCCAGGCCTACCCCGCCGCCTGGACGTGGCGACACTCAACACGGCGGCCTGGCCGGCGGAGTTCGGAGCATCGTGCTTCGTCTGCGGGCCCACGGGCTTCGTGGAGACGGTCGCGGACATCCTGGTCGCCCTGGGCCACGACCCGCACCGCATCCGCACGGAACGCTTCGGCCCCAGCCGCGACTGA
- a CDS encoding sulfite oxidase-like oxidoreductase, with protein sequence MGVVTPGFQGRARSGNPRLPPGQYLAEDFPVLSAGPTPRVRTETWEFTVTTETGEKHTWSWAELMALPSEKPTVDIHCVTQWSKLDTRWRGVSVDTLVGGLETEADYVMVHAYGGYTTNLPLADLLDGQAWIAYEYGGKPLTPEHGGPARLLVPHLYFWKSAKWVRGLELKTRDEPGFWENAGYHDYGDPWREQRYQGD encoded by the coding sequence ATGGGTGTCGTGACACCGGGTTTCCAGGGCCGGGCGCGCAGTGGCAACCCGCGGCTGCCACCCGGGCAGTACCTGGCCGAGGACTTCCCGGTGCTGTCGGCGGGGCCGACCCCGCGCGTGCGCACCGAGACGTGGGAGTTCACCGTCACCACCGAGACGGGCGAGAAGCACACCTGGAGCTGGGCCGAGCTGATGGCCCTGCCCAGCGAGAAACCCACGGTGGACATCCACTGCGTCACCCAGTGGTCCAAACTGGACACCCGGTGGCGCGGCGTCTCGGTCGACACGCTGGTCGGCGGGCTCGAAACCGAGGCCGACTACGTGATGGTCCACGCCTACGGCGGGTACACGACGAACCTGCCGCTGGCCGACCTGCTCGACGGCCAGGCCTGGATCGCCTACGAATACGGCGGCAAGCCGCTGACCCCCGAGCACGGCGGCCCGGCGCGGCTGCTCGTGCCGCACCTGTACTTCTGGAAGTCCGCGAAGTGGGTGCGCGGGCTGGAGCTGAAGACCCGGGACGAGCCGGGCTTCTGGGAGAACGCCGGCTACCACGACTACGGGGATCCATGGCGCGAACAGCGGTATCAGGGCGACTAG
- a CDS encoding ornithine cyclodeaminase family protein, whose product MLDADAVRNAVPMPAAVEAVREAFVDLAAGRFVVPQRLSFAAATTLVMTACHTPTSTTVVKTLNLSPGRTPMILGTLVWNTAAGQVVADAVEVTTLRTGAVSGVATDLLAPASASRLALLGTGAQAADQVRAVAAVRPVRSLALFGRDVSRASALASRLRAEFPEVVVRVASSVADTVSDAEIVCCATSSSTPLFAVDDLPERVHVNAIGSYLPSMRELPAELLATAGCVVVDQVDAVLAEAGEVIHAVDAGLLDRGALVELGSALQAPPVVGGRTVFKSVGLAVQDWAVGRLLGDAVGMRG is encoded by the coding sequence ATGCTCGACGCCGACGCTGTCCGGAACGCCGTGCCGATGCCGGCCGCGGTCGAAGCGGTGCGCGAGGCCTTCGTCGACCTCGCCGCCGGCCGTTTCGTGGTGCCGCAACGGTTGTCGTTCGCCGCCGCGACCACGCTCGTGATGACCGCCTGCCACACGCCGACGTCGACGACGGTGGTGAAGACGCTCAACCTGTCCCCCGGCCGCACGCCGATGATCCTGGGCACGCTGGTGTGGAACACGGCCGCGGGCCAGGTGGTCGCCGACGCCGTCGAGGTGACGACCCTGCGCACCGGCGCGGTGTCCGGCGTGGCCACGGACCTGCTCGCCCCGGCTTCGGCGAGCCGGCTGGCGTTGCTCGGCACCGGGGCCCAGGCCGCCGACCAGGTGCGGGCGGTGGCGGCCGTGCGGCCGGTGCGTTCTCTGGCGCTGTTCGGCCGGGACGTCTCGCGCGCTTCGGCGTTGGCCTCGCGGTTGCGGGCCGAGTTCCCTGAGGTGGTGGTGCGGGTGGCTTCGAGTGTTGCGGACACGGTTTCCGATGCGGAGATCGTTTGTTGTGCTACCTCGTCGAGTACTCCTCTCTTCGCTGTCGATGACTTGCCCGAACGGGTGCACGTCAATGCGATCGGGTCGTATCTGCCGTCCATGCGGGAGCTGCCCGCCGAGTTGCTCGCCACGGCGGGGTGTGTGGTGGTGGATCAGGTCGATGCCGTTCTGGCGGAGGCGGGCGAGGTGATCCACGCGGTGGACGCGGGGCTGCTGGACCGCGGGGCCCTGGTCGAGCTGGGTTCGGCCTTGCAGGCGCCACCGGTGGTGGGTGGGCGGACCGTGTTCAAGTCCGTGGGGCTTGCGGTGCAGGACTGGGCTGTCGGCCGGCTGCTCGGGGACGCGGTGGGAATGCGTGGGTAG